AGGGGCCGTGCGGAACCATGATGATCGACTTCTGCGAGTACGCGGACTGGGCGCTGGTTCGTGCGCTGGTGGCACGCAATGTGAGCCGGCTTCCGACGTAGACGTAGCTCGACTTATCCGGAACGTCACGCGTCATATGCAACAGGCGCTACTGCGAGACCTCTAAGGAGAGGTTTCGGGCGGGTCCGGATAACCCGTGATGCCACGTTGTTTCCCCATTGTTTCCAGTCAACTTTGCTACCGGACGGTCGCCACGCCTGTCCGCAAAAGGATTCAGGTCTATGCATCCGATGCTCAATATCGCCATCACCGCCGCGGGCCGTGGTGAAACAGCGATTGTCCGCAAGCCGGTAGAGGAGGGGCGCCACCTGTTTTTGGCTCCCCCGCTTCCCCGTCTTCACAGAAACTTGCCCTGGAGCCTTCTGCCTCGGCGGTGCATTGCAACAATAAAATCGCGGGCATTATGACGTTCATGCCTTCGCGAGCTCAGTGGCGAACGCTGAGAGTCGCATCCGGAGCGGCGTTGGCCGAACGCCAGAAGCGACGAACATGTATGCGATTGCCGGCGTGAGAGGGCAAATGAGCGGCGCGGCGGTCCATGCCACGCCTTTCGCGCCAGTCCCATCGCGGTGTCGATGGGGTCTATCATGGTAGAAACAGTCTCATCGGCGTAGGAGCAAACCATGCCCTCCGATCCTTCCCCCAGGTCGACCGACAAGCCGCTCGACCCCGCACAGCCGTCACTGGAGACGACCCGCAAGACCGGCTCGCCGGGCTCGTCGAAACCCGCGAAAGACGACCTTCCCGACGCTAACGCGGCAGAGCCCGTTCCTCACGAACATCTTCCGAGCCGCAGCGACGACAACTGATCGAACGCCATGCGTATCGACGTCGTTCGCCATGATCTTCACGGCATGCCCGCGAGGTAACGACACGCGCTGTGGCGTCGGCGCGGCGATGTCGAAGAACGGTCGCGGCTCACTCAAAGCGTATTCCGGTCTAAGCCGGACGGGAGCAGACCATGAAAAATGTGCTGGTGGGTTATGACGGGTCGCCGTCCGCGCGACATGCTGTCACTTTCGCGGTCGACCTCGCGAAGCGTTTCGATGCGCGGCTGCATGTCCTTGTGGTGGCGCGCGCGCCGGATTGGGGCGCAATCGAACTGGAAAGAACGGAAATCGTCGACTACGAGGTGCGCCACGCCAACGAAATCCTCGACGACATCAAGGCGAAGCTCACCTCCTGGGGTGAACGTCCCGCGTTCGACCTCGTGGTAGGGCAGCCCGCGAAGGAGATCGTGCTCTATGCGGAGCAGCACGAGATCGATCATCTTGTCGTCGGGCATCGCGGCCATACGCCGTTCGATCGCTGGCTGATCGGCTCAGTCGCCCGCCAGGTTCTCGCCTATGCCCCGTGTGCCGTTACGATCGTGCGCGATCCAGCGACGATTAAAAAAGGCCACGCGAAGACCGGGCGACAGGCGACTGACGACGCACCGCTTGTCTGAATG
This genomic stretch from Paraburkholderia caffeinilytica harbors:
- a CDS encoding universal stress protein, which produces MKNVLVGYDGSPSARHAVTFAVDLAKRFDARLHVLVVARAPDWGAIELERTEIVDYEVRHANEILDDIKAKLTSWGERPAFDLVVGQPAKEIVLYAEQHEIDHLVVGHRGHTPFDRWLIGSVARQVLAYAPCAVTIVRDPATIKKGHAKTGRQATDDAPLV